A window of bacterium genomic DNA:
GTGAAATCGCCCTTAGAAGTGGAGAGATAAAATATCTCGTCCTTTCTTACTTCCATGACGGAACATCCCGTAATGATTGTTACACCATGCTCGGCACACTCTGTCGACAACATCCCTACCACTTGACGGGACGAGCCATCACAAAAGAGCTGTCCAAGTTTCTTCTCATGATATGCGATGTTATGTTTCTCGATCAGCGCAATAAAATCATGCGGCGAATATCGAGAGAGCGCCGATTTACAGAAATGCGGGTTTTCAGAGAGGTAATTATCGGGCGAAGCATGAATATTGGTAAAATTACAACGACCACCGCCAGAGATGAGAATTTTTTTCCCGATTTTTTCGCAATGCTCAATGAGAAGCGTCTTCCTCCCTCGCCGTCCAGACTCGATGGCACACATCAGACCTGCAGCCCCAGCCCCTATGATAATAACATCCCACGCCTGTTTCACGTCCTTACTATAATAAGTTCAACTGATTTCTGCCATGGGATACGGAGGGAAGTTGACATAGCATGACCCTACGCCAATATACTCTCGTATCAAGATGCACTTTTCAGAGAGGCTTTCGAGACAGAACATGACCTTGGGATTGAGGATGAACGTGGCTACCGAACGACTCGGGATGAGATGTCTGATAACCACATGTCTGCTCGTGATGACAATAGGGAACTTCGGATGCTCCACCAGACCCATATCGACCAGACAGTTACCAGCAGAACATGAACACCTGAACTCACTCCTCTCTTATGAGAAAATATTAGTATCTTTACAACAGGTCTGCCCACCAAATGCTGATTCTCCTTGGACAGATCTTCTCAACCGAATCAAGCTCAGATTAGCTTCTGCCGAACAACACGCACACCACTTAAAAAATACTTCCATTCATATTCTTGATTGCCGAAAAGCTTTATCATTTGTAGCACCACCAGATACTGTTTTGATCTCGACGGGGATGCTCTCAGTACTCCCCTCTGAATCTGCACTTGCCTTCCTTGTTGCTCATGAGCTTGCGCATATAGCACTGAACCACGTATCCATAGGAGATGCTGCGCACTTAGAATTCCAGCGAGGCCAAGAACGTGCGGCAGATATGTTTGCCCTACATCTTCTCATGGCAGCCCATTACAATCCGAAAGCAGCTTTGGCGGTATTCTCAGACAAAAAACTTTTTGCCTCTATCGAATGGCACCTTAGCCCAACCCATCCAGAAGTACAGGAGCGAAAAGAGATCCTGGAGGAAACGCTTCTAAAAAGTGGTGTAGCGCCATCGGGAACGATTTCAAGTCGTGACTTCCTAAGACTCAAATCCTTGAGGAAATATTACTAAGCCGTCATTACTCGTTTGCAAGCTCTTGTAGTAGACGATGGGCAAGGGACACCGGCATTCTTCCTGCTTTTGCAATTTCTTCAGGAGCAGCTCCACGAATCATTTTCAGACTTCCAAAGTGTTTCAAGAGTCTTCTCTTCCTTTCCGGTCCAATTCCTGAGATTTCATCAAGACGCGATTTACGGGAACGCCCGTCTCGAATCTTTCGATGAAATTCAATCACGTAGCGGTGAGCCTCATCACGCACTCGCTGAAGATATCGCGTTGATTCAGCCAGAAGGTCTAATGCTATCGGCTGTGCTTGAGAACGGAGAAAAACTCTCTCGACTTTGAGTTGTGCATCGCCTCTTCGAGCACCGGAGCTCTTCTTCGTCCCTGTGCTGTCTCGAATTTTGGCTAACCCTACGATATCAAGATGAAGATCATACTCGTCAACTACACGACTTGCTCGTTCAAGCTGGCCTCTCCCTCCGTCAATGATCAGTAAGTCAGGGAGTATCTCTGGGGACATTTTCGCTCTCGCAAGCTTGCGACGCATTACTTCTTCAATAGCCGCAAAGTCATCAGGCTTTCCATCAAGTGCAAGTCGATACTGTCGATATCGAGATTTATCAGGCTGACCGTCCCAAAAACTAACAATCGCACCAACGATATCGCTCCCTTGAAGATTCGAGATATCAAGACACTCAATTCGCCGGGGCATTTGATGAAGACGGCACGTTTTAGCAATCGCCTCTGCAATTTGCTGATACCGTTCTTCACGATCGAATTGAGCAATAAAATGCTCTTTTGCATTCAGGGCAGCTAGTCCGAGGAGACGGAACTTGACCCCACGTTGAGGTTGAAGAATCTCAACACTCCCACCCCTCATTGCTTTCAGCGACTCAATTAAACCTTCAGACGATTCAAGCGGTTCGGGAGTGAGAATCTCTCGTGGAATCACTCTTCCCGCCTGATAAAACTGGCTGATCGCTGAAGCAAGCACTTCATCAGAGGGAATTTCTACACCCTCGAGACAAAAATTATGATTTTCAGCAAGTCGGCCATTACGAACACGCAAGACCGAAACAACAATGAGTCGTTCTTCTCGATAATAGGCGAATGCATCTCTATTCTCGCCACCAGGAGAGACCGAAGCCTGGCGAGTCGAAAAGTTATCGATTATCTTCAGGCGATCCCTATAAAGAGAAGCATCTTCAAAGCGAAGCTCTTCCGAGGCTTGATCCATTAAACGGAGTAATTCTTCGGTGATAGAGTCGGTATTTCCTTCAAGAATACGGACCGCTTGGTCTAACCATGATTGATATTCCGACGGATCTACCTCCAAACAACATGGGCCAGAGCAACGACGAATCTGATATTCAAGGCATGGGCGTTGGCGATTATAAAAAACGGCATCACGGCATGTTCTTAACGGAACGACCTTCTTGATGAGATCAAGCACCGTCCGCAATTCATAAGAGAATGTAAAGGGGCCATAATAATCTGCTCCATCCTCTACGGGTCGCCGTACGAGTTCAAGTTTCGGCCACTGAGCTTTACGATCAATGCGCACATGTAAATACGATTTGTCATCCTTCAGCCGAATGTTGTACCGCGGCTTATACTGGGTGATCAGATCTCGCTCGAGCACAAACGCTTCATGCTCTCCTGAGGTCAGGATTACCTCTATATCCTCGACTCGGCTGACAATATAGGGCACCGTATGTCGCTCATCAGAACCAGAAAAATAACTTTTCACTCGACTTCTGAGGTTCTTCGCTTTACCAACATAGATTACTTCACCCTTTCCATCTCGCATCAGATATACACCTGTTCGAGTAGGAAGTTTTGATACGCGCTGATGAAGTTTTTCTTTCATTATAGATTATGCCAAGGTCATCATTTTATTCATTATGGCTTGAATGCTATCACGCAAAGCAGCAGCTCGCTCGAACTCACGACTTGCTGCTGCATCAAACATTTGCTTCTTTAGCGATTCTATTAATCTCTTCTGAGCTCGCGAATCCTCAGGGATTTCTATTTTCTGTTCTCCAACCTGAATCTCGGTTGCATCAACCTCTTCGACAAGCGGAGCTTGCTCTCTTCTTATTGCAGACCGAGGAACAATCCCGTGCTTTTCATTGAAGGCCGCTTGAATGGCACGTCTACGTTCCGTTTCATCAATAGCTGCTTGCATTGAGCCAGTTATGCGATCTCCATAGAGTATCGCTCTGCCGTGAATATTTCGAGCGGCTCGGCCAATGGTCTGAATGAGAGAAGGTCCCGACCGTAAAAATCCTTCCTTATCAGCATCAAGGACAGCAACTAAACTCACCTCAACAAGGTCAAGCCCCTCTCTAAGAAGATTAATGCCGATCAGGACATCAAAATCTCCCTTACGGAGCCCTCTTAATATCTCAACTCGTTCTATAGTCTTTATATCACTATGTAGGTATCGGCACCGAATGCCATTTTCTCGTAAATATTCTGAAAGATCCTCTGCCATTCGTTTCGTAAGCGTAGTCACAAGCACTCGCTCCTTTCGTTGAATGGTTTCCTGAATCTCATTCAACAGATCATCGATCTGATTCTTCGCCGGCCGAACGAGTAATGCAGGATCAAGAAGCCCGGTTGGTCGATTCACTTGCTCAACGACCATCCCCTCACTCAGCGCAAGCTCTCGCTCAGAGGGAGTAGCCGAGACAAAAATTGTCTGTCCGACACGCTCCCAGAACTCATCAATATTGAGTGGGCGATTATCAAGTGCTGATGGAAGTCGAAATCCATAGTCAACAAGACTCTGCTTTCTCGCTTGATCTCCATTATACATCCCTCCAAGTTGAGGGAGCGTGACATGACTCTCATCAATTACCAGCAGAAAATCCGAGGGGAAATAATCGAGTAATGTAGTAGGTGGTGCCCCTTCATCTCTTCCTGAAAGATGCCTGCTGTAATTCTCAATTCCTGGACAAAAGCCAGACTCTTCCAGCAACTCGAGATCGTAGAGGGTTCTTTGCTCTAAACGCTCTGCTTCAAGAACTTTTCCTTGATTCCTCAAACGGGGCAACCAGAACGTTAACTCTTTCCGAATCGTCTGGATTCCCGTTTCAATCTGCTCTCTTCCCGTAACATAGTGACTCACTGGATAAATAGCTGCTCTTTTCAGCGGTGCAATGGAATGTCCTGTAATTGGATCCAAGAGGGAGAGCTCTTCTAGCTCATCGCCAAAAAACATCATTCGAATAGCCTGAGAGTCTTCATCAGCTGGAAATACATCCAGAGTATCACCTCTTGCACGAAACGTGCCTCGACTGAACTCAATATCCGATCTCCGATATTGCATCAGAACAAGTTGTCTTATCGCATCCTCACGAGAGAGTTCTTGCCCAGGCTCAACAAAGAGCATCATTCGGAAGTAGTCTTCGGGCGCCCCCAATCCATAAATACAACTCACACTCGCTATGATGATTGCATCTCGCCCCTCCAAGATCGCCCGCGTTGAGCTATGACGCAGTTTATCGATCTCCTCGTTAATGGCAGCATCTTTCTCAATATAGGTATCGGTGGCAGGTACGTAGGCTTCAGGCTGATAGTAATCGTAATAAGACACAAAATAACGGACTCGATTCTCGGGAAAAAATTCTCGAAATTCGCTGTACAGCTGAGCGGCTAATGTCTTGTTGGGGGCAACAATGAGCGTAGGGCGTCCGAGCTTTTCGATAATATTTGCCATGGTATACGTTTTACCAGAACCCGTTACACCGAGAAGCGTCTGATAACGAACTCCATGCGTAATATTCTCTAAGAGTTGCGCAATGGCTGACGGCTGGTCACCGGCAGGGACAAAGGGTGATGTTAACTGAAAGTCTCGCTCCTCTAATGAGAGCCCTTCTATGAAATGAGAACGTATGACCATGCTTCTTTATTATACCCTAGCGTGAGGAAAAGATCAGAGGGGAAAAGCGTTAGGAGGCTACTCGGAGGTTGTCACCTTGAAAATATCCCCGATTTTTTTCTTAATCCCGAGCCAAACTCTTCTTCACCTTCATTGTAGGAATGAATTAGCACTTCCTTACGAAACAAGTCGAGTAAAGTACGGCATCTCTAGCAAGTTGCCAGAGAGAGCACAACTCTTAATTCAGAAGCCAAATGAGAGCGCCTTACAGACTATTGCTCGGCATCATGTCGCTCTTCGAAAATACACCGAGTAAAGCAGATGCTTCACCGCATCCCTCCCCCGGATTCTTCCAATACCAATCTGAAAGAAGCCATGTCTTTTATGCAACCGTTCGGAGGGAAGATTCCGTAATGGTGCGAATGCGATAGTTGAGATGACATCGAGCCCTCGACAAGTCTGAA
This region includes:
- a CDS encoding ImmA/IrrE family metallo-endopeptidase, with product MHFSERLSRQNMTLGLRMNVATERLGMRCLITTCLLVMTIGNFGCSTRPISTRQLPAEHEHLNSLLSYEKILVSLQQVCPPNADSPWTDLLNRIKLRLASAEQHAHHLKNTSIHILDCRKALSFVAPPDTVLISTGMLSVLPSESALAFLVAHELAHIALNHVSIGDAAHLEFQRGQERAADMFALHLLMAAHYNPKAALAVFSDKKLFASIEWHLSPTHPEVQERKEILEETLLKSGVAPSGTISSRDFLRLKSLRKYY
- the uvrC gene encoding excinuclease ABC subunit UvrC yields the protein MKEKLHQRVSKLPTRTGVYLMRDGKGEVIYVGKAKNLRSRVKSYFSGSDERHTVPYIVSRVEDIEVILTSGEHEAFVLERDLITQYKPRYNIRLKDDKSYLHVRIDRKAQWPKLELVRRPVEDGADYYGPFTFSYELRTVLDLIKKVVPLRTCRDAVFYNRQRPCLEYQIRRCSGPCCLEVDPSEYQSWLDQAVRILEGNTDSITEELLRLMDQASEELRFEDASLYRDRLKIIDNFSTRQASVSPGGENRDAFAYYREERLIVVSVLRVRNGRLAENHNFCLEGVEIPSDEVLASAISQFYQAGRVIPREILTPEPLESSEGLIESLKAMRGGSVEILQPQRGVKFRLLGLAALNAKEHFIAQFDREERYQQIAEAIAKTCRLHQMPRRIECLDISNLQGSDIVGAIVSFWDGQPDKSRYRQYRLALDGKPDDFAAIEEVMRRKLARAKMSPEILPDLLIIDGGRGQLERASRVVDEYDLHLDIVGLAKIRDSTGTKKSSGARRGDAQLKVERVFLRSQAQPIALDLLAESTRYLQRVRDEAHRYVIEFHRKIRDGRSRKSRLDEISGIGPERKRRLLKHFGSLKMIRGAAPEEIAKAGRMPVSLAHRLLQELANE
- the uvrB gene encoding excinuclease ABC subunit UvrB gives rise to the protein MVIRSHFIEGLSLEERDFQLTSPFVPAGDQPSAIAQLLENITHGVRYQTLLGVTGSGKTYTMANIIEKLGRPTLIVAPNKTLAAQLYSEFREFFPENRVRYFVSYYDYYQPEAYVPATDTYIEKDAAINEEIDKLRHSSTRAILEGRDAIIIASVSCIYGLGAPEDYFRMMLFVEPGQELSREDAIRQLVLMQYRRSDIEFSRGTFRARGDTLDVFPADEDSQAIRMMFFGDELEELSLLDPITGHSIAPLKRAAIYPVSHYVTGREQIETGIQTIRKELTFWLPRLRNQGKVLEAERLEQRTLYDLELLEESGFCPGIENYSRHLSGRDEGAPPTTLLDYFPSDFLLVIDESHVTLPQLGGMYNGDQARKQSLVDYGFRLPSALDNRPLNIDEFWERVGQTIFVSATPSERELALSEGMVVEQVNRPTGLLDPALLVRPAKNQIDDLLNEIQETIQRKERVLVTTLTKRMAEDLSEYLRENGIRCRYLHSDIKTIERVEILRGLRKGDFDVLIGINLLREGLDLVEVSLVAVLDADKEGFLRSGPSLIQTIGRAARNIHGRAILYGDRITGSMQAAIDETERRRAIQAAFNEKHGIVPRSAIRREQAPLVEEVDATEIQVGEQKIEIPEDSRAQKRLIESLKKQMFDAAASREFERAAALRDSIQAIMNKMMTLA